CTGTGACTGCTGCTCGTCGCCAGAGCTTCGGCCGGACCTGAGCAGCGGCATCCAGCTCGAACCGCCTTACCCCGCCTATTTAAGCCCACCCCAGCCTTGTCCGAGCTCACCACTCGCCTCACCTCACTCCCAGTGCCTCGCCTAGCCTCTCAAACGAGATCGGGAATCTCTCCTCGCCTCGGTTGCCCGCCATGGCTGCCGCGATGCTCCGCTCAAATTCAAGCACGGCagcgcccctcccccttcccttcCTCCACCAGTAGATCCACCGAAGCCTGCCGAGCCTTCCCAGCCCCTCAACTTcgtctcgccgccgccggagcgccATGCCCATCCTCACCCGCAGCCACCGTCCACCGCGGCCGTGGCTCCGCCCTTCCCCGTGCTCCCCAGCGACCATTCTTCCCACAGACGGGTGCGGCTCCTTCCCCTAAGCACGCCGATAGGTCGAGCGTCGCGAGAGGTTGCCGGAGTCATCGGGAATCCGCGTTGGGCCGCCGGCCTTGTCTCTGCATCGCGAGTGAGCGGGCGGAGGAAGAAGGAGACCTGCCAGCAGGCCCCCTCCCCGCGGACCCCACCTGGCAGCCACTCAAGGCCGGCCCCGCTCCGCCACGTCAGATTAGTGGAGACGTACTCGCCGGAGTACGCTTTCCCTTCTCTGAAACGCCTTCCGTCTCTTCTCCAGATCAGAATACGTTTTCCTCTCGGGTAAGCGTATTTCCTTTGTACTACGGCTTGAATTACGTTTTCTCTCATCTGAAGGCGT
This window of the Triticum aestivum cultivar Chinese Spring chromosome 5D, IWGSC CS RefSeq v2.1, whole genome shotgun sequence genome carries:
- the LOC123120504 gene encoding uncharacterized protein; translation: MRHILRKEDSPAKPRCMQEINSRNIKMVYICGNESAPHNEKLPRQDYPVRYMDDFPCKPLKRDRESLLASVARHGCRDAPLKFKHGSAPPPSLPPPVDPPKPAEPSQPLNFVSPPPERHAHPHPQPPSTAAVAPPFPVLPSDHSSHRRVRLLPLSTPIGRASREVAGVIGNPRWAAGLVSASRVSGRRKKETCQQAPSPRTPPGSHSRPAPLRHVRLVETYSPEYAFPSLKRLPSLLQIRIRFPLGSGACLKKSFYRLVPGLRRAITFCSRLQLSPLWERTVSGESFRGFTAPLPEVPFIPRQATTTICMIAMQ